One Kribbella sp. NBC_00662 genomic region harbors:
- a CDS encoding NUDIX hydrolase: MSRRLAAYAVCIEDGQVLLARYVSPYGDGTWWTLPGGGVEPCEDPFDTVTREVAEETGYSSVVERLLGVDSRIIPAAERHRPGPEDHQNIGIFYAVRITAGTTRPEPNGETAESVWTPLTTVPTLARATLVDTGIALAQSQPPTGHVPPAASTDVIRP, translated from the coding sequence GTGAGTAGACGACTGGCGGCGTACGCGGTGTGTATCGAGGACGGGCAGGTGCTGCTCGCGCGCTACGTCTCGCCGTACGGCGACGGCACGTGGTGGACGCTGCCGGGTGGAGGCGTCGAGCCGTGCGAGGACCCGTTCGACACCGTCACCCGCGAGGTCGCCGAGGAGACCGGGTACTCATCCGTTGTCGAGCGTCTGCTCGGCGTCGACTCCCGCATCATCCCGGCCGCCGAACGCCACCGCCCCGGCCCCGAGGACCACCAGAACATCGGCATCTTCTACGCCGTCCGCATCACCGCCGGCACCACCCGCCCCGAACCCAACGGCGAAACCGCCGAATCTGTCTGGACTCCGCTCACCACGGTCCCCACCCTCGCCCGCGCCACCCTCGTGGACACCGGCATCGCCCTGGCCCAGTCCCAACCTCCCACCGGTCACGTCCCACCGGCCGCCTCCACGGACGTCATCCGACCCTGA
- a CDS encoding NUDIX hydrolase, translating to MYELPVENTDGSVLLSFERIREDQVGSLDPSVPLTASLVVLWCGDECLMVFNRFRNAWELPGGMIDPGETPREAAVRELAEESDQRADSLEFAGVAKIRIAPDNRVEHLATYRGQLATPQPFTPNKEMSAATWWNPTDPLPDLFPIDAALAFLCP from the coding sequence GTGTATGAGCTTCCGGTAGAGAACACGGACGGGTCGGTGCTGCTCAGCTTCGAGCGGATTCGTGAAGACCAGGTCGGCAGCCTGGATCCGTCGGTGCCGTTGACCGCTTCCCTCGTGGTGCTCTGGTGCGGTGACGAATGCCTGATGGTCTTCAACCGCTTCCGGAACGCCTGGGAGCTGCCCGGCGGCATGATCGATCCAGGTGAGACCCCGCGCGAAGCCGCAGTACGCGAACTCGCAGAGGAGAGCGACCAACGCGCGGACTCCCTCGAGTTCGCCGGCGTAGCCAAGATCCGGATCGCCCCCGACAACCGCGTCGAGCACCTCGCGACCTACCGCGGCCAGCTCGCCACACCCCAACCCTTCACACCGAACAAAGAAATGTCCGCCGCCACCTGGTGGAACCCCACCGACCCGCTACCCGACCTCTTCCCGATCGACGCCGCCCTCGCCTTCCTCTGCCCGTAG
- the aac(3) gene encoding aminoglycoside 3-N-acetyltransferase: MLNDPDFAPLTRSQITRALIDLGVAEGETLMVHVRLSALGWVVGGIDTVVLALRDALGSDGTLLAFCGWDDSPYHVSFWPPHWQNAYDEIPAFDPQVSSSRRDFGRFPERLRTWPGALRSTHPEVSFTALGRHAAHLLMPADDDDPWGTDGPLGRLVDLGGRVLLLGAPLKTLTLCHHAEAVANVPVKRYHSYRMPVATEAGTIWRDYRTLDTFYGALPYWEYPSLRIDSAVEALAQQAVQAGAGQEGNIGPATTWLFDAPTTVQAVVTWIEQHF; this comes from the coding sequence ATGCTGAACGATCCTGACTTCGCGCCTCTGACGCGGTCGCAGATCACGCGAGCTTTGATCGACCTCGGCGTAGCTGAAGGCGAGACCTTGATGGTCCACGTTCGGCTGTCGGCATTGGGATGGGTTGTCGGCGGCATCGACACCGTAGTCCTGGCGCTCCGGGACGCCCTTGGGTCTGATGGCACGTTGCTCGCGTTCTGTGGTTGGGACGACAGCCCGTATCACGTCTCGTTCTGGCCGCCGCATTGGCAGAACGCCTACGACGAGATTCCGGCGTTCGATCCGCAGGTGTCATCTTCCCGTCGAGACTTCGGGCGCTTCCCTGAACGACTCCGCACCTGGCCGGGAGCGCTGCGCAGCACCCACCCGGAAGTGAGCTTCACCGCCCTCGGCCGGCATGCCGCACATCTGCTTATGCCAGCCGACGATGACGACCCCTGGGGCACCGATGGACCGCTGGGCCGGCTGGTCGACCTCGGCGGCCGGGTCTTGCTACTCGGCGCACCCCTCAAGACCTTGACCCTCTGCCATCACGCCGAGGCCGTCGCCAACGTTCCAGTGAAGCGCTACCACAGCTACCGCATGCCAGTAGCAACCGAAGCCGGCACCATCTGGCGCGACTACCGCACGCTGGACACCTTCTACGGCGCCCTGCCGTACTGGGAATACCCGTCCCTTCGAATCGACAGCGCAGTCGAAGCCCTCGCCCAACAGGCAGTCCAAGCAGGCGCCGGCCAAGAGGGAAACATCGGACCAGCAACAACCTGGCTCTTCGACGCACCCACAACAGTCCAAGCCGTCGTCACCTGGATCGAACAACATTTCTAG
- a CDS encoding NUDIX domain-containing protein — protein sequence MVAPILISVAALVRDGLVLLVHRHPSRRWYPDCWDLVGGHVESGELPHEAVSRECLEELGVQIHDAQPFQMTISDPTLEVHAFVVTRWDGEPVNAEPDEHDDLRWFRPDELADLKLAHPASLSSIQSAVRVATD from the coding sequence ATGGTCGCGCCGATTCTGATTTCAGTTGCTGCGCTTGTGCGTGACGGGCTCGTGCTTCTGGTGCATCGGCATCCGTCGCGGCGGTGGTATCCCGACTGCTGGGACCTCGTCGGCGGGCACGTCGAGTCGGGCGAGTTGCCTCACGAAGCCGTCAGCCGGGAATGCCTCGAGGAACTCGGCGTCCAGATTCACGACGCCCAGCCGTTCCAGATGACGATCAGCGACCCGACCCTCGAAGTACACGCGTTCGTCGTGACTCGCTGGGACGGCGAACCTGTCAACGCCGAACCAGACGAGCACGACGATCTTCGCTGGTTCCGACCCGACGAACTCGCAGACCTGAAGCTGGCCCACCCGGCCAGCCTGTCGAGCATCCAGAGCGCGGTCCGTGTCGCAACCGATTAG
- a CDS encoding DUF1330 domain-containing protein, whose protein sequence is MAKGYWVSAYRAILDPEKLAAYNKLAAPAVQAGGGRVLARDGQVVAHEAGIAQRTILIEFDSFERALATYESEAYQKALLALSDGVERDFRIIEGLD, encoded by the coding sequence GTGGCCAAGGGCTACTGGGTTAGTGCCTATCGCGCGATTTTGGACCCTGAGAAGCTGGCTGCCTACAACAAGCTGGCCGCTCCGGCTGTCCAGGCCGGAGGTGGGCGGGTCCTCGCCCGTGACGGGCAGGTCGTCGCACACGAAGCCGGAATCGCCCAGCGCACCATCCTGATCGAATTCGACAGCTTCGAACGCGCCCTCGCCACCTACGAGAGCGAGGCCTACCAGAAGGCGCTGCTCGCCCTCTCCGACGGCGTCGAACGCGACTTCCGCATCATCGAAGGCCTCGACTGA
- a CDS encoding DinB family protein encodes MSDIVIEKIIRPERTLSGTWLEVIASNLDYHRATFLWKCEGLTETQLRQRPIPSTDLTLLSLMRHLQGVERYWLQHRLADTTPQYPSYRTNPDTDWFDESDPTPAAAVYADYLSACADSRALFPPKDLTRLIPNPEFGNTDPHFILTHVIEEYARHVGHADLLRESLDGTTGE; translated from the coding sequence ATGAGCGACATCGTGATCGAGAAGATCATCCGACCTGAACGCACCCTGTCCGGCACCTGGCTCGAAGTCATCGCCTCGAACCTCGACTACCACCGAGCCACCTTCCTGTGGAAATGCGAGGGCCTGACGGAGACCCAACTCCGCCAACGCCCGATCCCGTCCACAGACTTGACCCTGCTGTCCCTCATGCGCCACCTACAGGGTGTCGAACGCTACTGGCTACAACACCGCCTGGCCGACACGACCCCGCAGTACCCCTCCTACCGAACCAACCCCGACACCGACTGGTTCGACGAGTCAGACCCCACCCCGGCGGCCGCCGTGTACGCCGACTACCTGTCCGCCTGCGCCGACTCCCGCGCCCTCTTCCCACCCAAGGATCTGACCCGCCTCATCCCCAACCCCGAATTCGGCAACACCGACCCCCACTTCATCCTCACCCACGTCATAGAGGAATACGCCCGCCACGTAGGCCACGCCGACCTCCTCCGAGAATCCCTGGACGGCACCACCGGCGAATGA